A segment of the Agarivorans albus genome:
TTAGTTATTGGGCTATATTTGAATGCTTATTCCGGCTTCTGATTGATTAAGCGGATTAACAGGCTGCCGTCGAGTAGGGCACGCTTTACGAGTGCCAGGCCACCAATGGTCGGATTATTTTGAAAGTGTGCCGCTTGCACTGGCAAGGCATCAGCAAAAGAGCTTAAGGCTTGATGCTGAATGCATTGTTTGATGGTGGGTAATAAAATGTCTTCAGCGGCCATTATTTCACCCGCTAAAACAATTTTTTGTGGGTGAAACAGGTTAATGGCAATCGCAATGCTGCTGCCCAATACAGTGGCAACTCGTTGCAGTACTTGTCGGCATAACATGTCGCCTTGTTTCGCCGCAAAACATACGTCTTCAATGGTAAAGCCGGCTTCCAGAATACTTGGGCTACCTTGCTCAATTAGCGCTTGCAAACGAGCGACAATGGCGGTGTTAGATACAATGGTTTCCAGGCAACCAACATTACCACACTGGCATTTCTGACCTAATGGATCGACTTGAATATGCCCAATTTCGCCAACATCGCGGTGTTGGCTCATAAATACCTGACCATTAACAATGATGCCCGCGCTAGTACCGCTGTGCACAGTAATCAGTATCGAGTCTAAACAGTCTTTGGTCGCGCCAAAGTAATGTTCGGCTAAAGCCATCGCGCGAGTGTCGTTACCGATATAAGCGGGTAAACCAAAACGGCTCTCTATCATTTCACCTAATGGGCAATCGCGTAGTTGGTAATGTGGGGTATAAACCACAATGCCTTCACCGGGATTAACTAAGCCTGACAAGGTTACGGCTACCGCAATAAGCTGCTTTTGTTCACTAACATGCTGTTCAATAAAGTCGGCGATTTTGTCGAGTAACTCTTGGGTTAACGGATCTTGCTCAAGTTCGTTTACTGAGAGTTTGTCGTGGGCATGAGATACACCGCTTAAATCAAACAGTGAAATATCTAAAGCTCCGCGACCCAATCGTACCGAGATAAAGTAATAACTGCCTTGCTCTGCCATTAAAGAAATAGCGCGACGACCTCCGGTGGAGGCTTGTTGGGCAACTTCTTTAATTAAGCCTGTTGCTAGCAGTTGGCGGGTAATTTTTGTCACACTGGCGGGCGCTAGTTGGCTCTGCTCCGCAATTTTCACCCGCGAGATTGGTCCTTGTTGGTCAATCATGCCATATACTGCGGCAGTATTTACCTGCTTAACTTTATCTACATTTACGATTAATTTGTCATTCATCTTTTTGATTAAAACTGAGTCAATTGGCCATCGCTAATTGCAAGGGTGACATTAAAGTCTTGATCAAATGCGGTTAAGTTTGCGGCGTAACCTGCCTTGATTCTGCCTAAGTCGTGATCCCTGTTAATAGCGGTTGCTGGGTACAAAGAAGCCATTCTTAAACTGTCTCGAAGAGATAAACCTACTGATTGTACGCAGTTTTTTACTGCTTCAATCATGGTTAAAGCAGAACCGCCGAGTGTACCATCATCACCAAAGCAAATCCCATCTTGAACTGTGATCTTACGTCCAACAAAATCAAAGCTGCTTATATCAGCGCCAGCTGCAGCGGTTGCGTCACTAACTAAACATAGCTTGTGGCGCAATAATCGTTTTGCGATGCGCACATTGGCGTTTGACACATGGTGGCCATCTACGATGATTCCTGCGTAGAGGTTGTGGTCAAATATAGCGCCAAGTACACCTGGCTCTCGCCCGGTCATTGGGCTCATGGCATTAAACAAATGAGTGGCAAAGCCAGCCCCGGCATTAATGGCATCGCTTGCTTGCTGGTAGTTTGCGTTGGTATGGCCTAAAGAGACCAATATGCCTGCTTCTTTAAGTGCGGAGATACTAGATAGCTCAACCTGCTCAGGCGCAAGGGTAACCTTTTTAACTGCGTCATGATTGTCGAGCAAAAAGCGTAATCGTTGTTGGTTAAGTTGGCGGATCAGCTTTTCGCTATGAATGCCTTTTTTATCAACACTTAAGTAGGGGCCTTCTAAGTGAAGACCTAAGTTAACTGTGCCGCTATTTTTGCTGTGTTCTCTAGAAACGTTAACCGCTTGCTCCATATCCTCATCATTGGTGGTGATAAGGGTTGGCATGAAGTTAGTCGCACCACTTTTTAAATTAGTTTGATGCATACGCTCTAAGTTGGTGCTAGAGAAGTCGCCATTAAGCATTACGCCGCCACAGCCGTTTAGCTGTAGGTCGATAAAACCGGGGCAAAGTACCGAGCCATTTAAGTCTATGCTGCTAATCTGTGGCGATACTTGTTGGTTAGGCACCACTGAACTGATTTTGTTGTTATCAACAAGCACCGAATAGCCGTTTAGCAATTCACAACCATCAAACACTAGTGCATTGGTTAGGGCGTACATCATTGGCTTATCCTAAATATTCTTGATGTTTTCGGCTTCCAGTTCATGAAAGTAACGTACTGTTTTTACTTTCAATTCCATAGTGGAAGGTTGGTCACATACTATCATCGCTTTAGGATGAAGTTGTAGGGCAGAAATAGTCCAAAGGTGGTTTACGCTGCCTTCTACCGCGGCTTCTAGCGCTTGGGCTTTGTTGTGTCCGGTCACCAATATAAGAATTTCTTCTGAATCAAGTAGAGTTCCCACTCCTACCGTAAGCGCCAGTTTTGGCACTTGCTCTAAGCTGTCGAAGAAGCGTGAATTAACCATACGGGTATCTTCGGTAAGGGTTTTAACCCGCGTTCTAGAGGCCAAAGACGATGCAGGTTCGTTAAAAGCGATATGCCCGTCAACACCTACGCCACCCATAAACAAGTTTATTTTTCCGTATTGTTTAATTTTAGCTTCGTATCTGGCGCATTCTGCTTCTAAGTCTTCGGCGTTACCGTCGAGCAAGTTAATGTTTTCTGCTGGTATGTCTATCTGCGAGAAAAAATTGTTGTGCATAAAGCTGTAGTAGCTTTCTGGATGGTCACTAGGGATCCCAACATATTCATCCATATTAAACGTTACAACGTGCTCAAAACTTAGTTCACCCTGTTTATGCAGCTCTATTAAGTGTTGATAAGTAGCTAGCGGTGTACCTCCAGTAGGGCAACCTAATACAAATGGGCGCTCGGCCGTAGGCTTATAGGACTTAATTTTCTCCGCGATATAAAGGGCAGACCATCGTCCTACTTGGTTTTTGTCGAGTAATGGTATTAATCTCATGATCGTTCTCCACTAAATTTAGGCTTAGTTTAGCAATATAATTCTCTTTGAAAAATAAGTTTTCGATATTTTGTGATAAATAGCCTGTTTTAGTCTCTGTTGTTCGTGTCTGTGTCACATTTTTGCGGTTCTTTATTTGCGTGTGAATTTTTATTATTTACACTGCGAATTAAGTTCTTGGCGGATCATTAATCAACCAAATAACCAATGATGCACCAAGCTCGAATAGGCAAACGCTACTGGAAAATTGAACTTGGTTATTAATAACCATAACGAGGGATACTATGTTTAGCTATTTACAAAAAATTGGTCGAGCCTTAATGGTGCCCGTTGCTGTGCTACCAGCAGCAGCCATTTTAATGGGAATAGGTTATTGGATTGATCCGAACGGCTGGGGCGGTAATAGCGCGCTGGCTGCATTTTTGATTAAATCTGGCGCTGCTATTATCGACAACATGTCGGTACTGTTTGCTATTGGTATTGCCTATGGTATGTCTCGTGACAAAGACGGTGCTGCTGCGCTAGCCGGTTTTGTTGGCTACATGGTAATAACCACTTTGCTTTCTCCGGGAGCCGTAGAGCAAATTGGCTTGGTAACGCTAAATGACGCAAGCACACTGGCGTTTTCTAAAATCGAAAACCAATTTGTAGGTATTATCAGCGGTATTATGGCGGCCGAGCTGTATAACCGTTTTTATCAAGTTGAGCTGCATAAAGCGTTGTCCTTCTTTAGTGGTAAGCGCTTAGTTCCTATTCTTACCTCGGTAGCCGGTATTGTGGTGGCCTTTGTATTAATGTACCTGTGGCCGCTAATTTTTGGTGGCCTAGTTACTTTTGGTGAGAGTATTACTGGTATGGGATCGGTAGGCGCGGGTATCTACGGCTTCTTTAACCGCTTACTCATTCCAATTGGCCTTCACCATGCACTAAATGCTGTGTTCTGGTTCGATATGGCCGGCATTAACGATTTAGGCAAGTTCTTGAGTGTTGCTTCTGATGCTGTGCCTGGAGAAACAGGCCGTTACATGGCGGGCTTCTTCCCGATTATGATGTTTGGATTACCAGGGGCGGCGCTAGCTATCTATCACACCGCTAAAGCTGAGAACAAAACTAAAGTTGCATCAATTATGATTGCCGCTGCTACAGCTTCGTTCTTTACCGGTGTAACAGAGCCGCTCGAGTTCGCCTTTATGTTTGTAGCTCCAGTACTCTACGTTGTACATGCCTTACTTACTGGTATCTCGGTGTTTATTGCTGCGTCAATGCAATGGATGGCGGGCTTTGGCTTTAGTGCTGGTTTGGTTGATATGGTGCTGTCATCACGTAATCCACTTGCTACCAACTGGTACATGCTGATTCCACAAGGCTTTGTTTTCTTTGCTGTTTACTACTTTGTTTTCAAAACAATGATCATCAAAATGAACCTAAAAACGCCGGGGCGTGAAGATGCAACTGAAGAGGAAGCTAGCTTAAGCGTAGGAGGTTCGCACAGCGATACAGCAGATTTAGTACTAACCATGTTAGGTGGTACCGACAATGTAGTGCTAGTTGATAACTGCGCAACGCGTCTTCGTTTAGAAGTGAAAGATAGTGACCAAGTAAATGTAAATGAACTTAAAAAACATGTACCTGGCGTTATTATTCCAAGTAAAACGGCGGTACAAGTGGTGATTGGTCCACACGTAGAATTTGTTGCCAATGAGTTGAAGCTATTGGCGGCCAAATAAAAGAACAAAGAAAAGAGCAAAAAAAAGCAGTCGTCCTTAACTGCTATTGTAGTGATAGTGTTTGGCCCTCATTAGAGGGCCTTTTTTGTTACTATTTTATATTGATTTTGATATTGGTTACTGAGTTATAGCAGCCGGTTCGGCATAGGCTTTGGTTCCCCATAGCGGTACTGTAGACAAGCTATGTTTGTAACTGCCCGATGTTTCTTTGGTTGAGTAAGACAAATACATTAGGGTTTGTGATTCTTCATCAAAAATTCGGCGTATTTTGAGTGATTTAAACAAAATGCTTTTCGACTTTTTAAACACCACTTCACCAGATTTGCTTTTATCAATGTTAGCTAACATCGCCGGGGTGATTTCGCCAGTTTGGCGACAGGATATAGACATATCGCTAGGGTCTGCAAAGTCTAGATCGGCTTCTACATTAGCTATGTGACAGGTCACTCCGTCGATTAACGGATCCTTCAATACGCTGATTTTAATGTCTTTGGTGGTAAGTAAGCCTAAAGATACATCGGCGACTTCATTGCTATCACAAGCAGTGAGTAGGGCGCAGGCCAGAATGGTACTAAGGATCTTTTTCATAAAATCACTTCTTTAATTTATGTCTCGTTACAGTATCTTAGTACGCTACTAAGCTTGGACGCATTTAGCAAATAACGTTAATTGCTATTAACTTACAGTAGCTGCACATTTCATGATGTTATGCACTTTCTAGCGAAGCTAGATTTGGCAGCTTTTCAAGGAACAATTATGTCTATAAAAGTGGTCACCTTGTCGGAAGCATTTAAACAACTTCGTTTTGCAAGTGAGCGTCGGCCGGAGTCTACAGCACAAGACTTAGCTGGCGCATTTTCTGAGTTATCTGCATATCGCAATGGCGGCATCTACATTGGCCATTATGCTGGCAATAGCGAATGGGAGCGCCACTCAGAAGGTGATGAAATTGTTCAAATTATCAAAGGCTCTACCTCGCTTATTTTGTTACAGGAAGAGGGAGAACAGCGTATCGCGCTAAGTGCAGGGCAGTTAGCGGTGGTTCCGCAAAATCAATGGCACCGCTTTGAAACACCCGAAGCGGTAAAAGTAATGACGGTAACGCCTCAACCAACCGATCACCAGGTAACTAAGCCAACCTTCAGCCAATAAGCTTGCTTGCGAATTAATTAAACAAGGATGCCAGCAATGGATAAACTGCTTTTTAGTATTAGAAAAGCGATGCAACAATCTAGTGATTTGCCCTTTTCGGTTTACTCCTCGGTGTTAGAACAGCAATTGCACAATGTACCTATTAGCAAACCCTTGTTGATTGTGGTGTTAAGCGGAGACAAGCAACTTGGGGGCGACAATAAAATTAATTGTCCGGCCGACCATTTTATTTTTCTGTCGGACAGCCCAGCCATAAATATGCGAAATATTCCGAAAGCTAAGTTGTATTTCGCTTTGTTAATTGAGTTTGATTACCAAGATTTTGAAGAGTTGCCCATTGGAGAGCAGCCGGATAAAGACTACTTTGCAGACAAAATACCAGTCCCATTAAGGCAAAGTTTACAACAGTTTGTTGAATGCAGTAGTTGGGCAAATCAGCAGATATTGTCTTTAAGGAAGCGAGAAATATTGGCCTTACTTTATCACCTTGGTTATCAACAAGTGGCTATGATGCGAAGCAAAAACAAAGTATCGCATCGGCTGCACGAGTTGTTTACGAAAAGTGGTTTTAAAGATTTATCAACCACAGCCATTTGTGAAAAGCTTGCGATGAGCGAATCTACATTACGCCGTAAGCTCAAGCTTGAAGGTAGCAGTGTACAATCAATTAAAGATCGTTCTCGTATGAGCTTGGCTCTGCATTTATTACAAACCAGTGTCGAGCCGATAGGTTTAATAGCAGAGCAGTGTGGGTACCACTCGCAATCTCGATTTACCGACAAATTTAAAGCACACTTCGGCCTAACCCCTCGAGAATTAAGAAAAACCAGAATGAACGAATAAGGCGATAACTTGACGGTTTTTGCGCTAATTATGTAATTAGGTAAGTTCTAAGATAATCCCTCATTATTTGTTTAAGAGGTTTATTATGAGAGCGTTATCTGCCGCAACAGTTTTCTTTTCACTAATCGGGTGCAACATGGCTATGGCTGAGAGTCTTAGTTTGTCGAGTAATGACATTAGCCATGGAGAGTTAATGAGCAAGCAGCAAGAGTTTGTCGGGTTTGGTTGTACTGGGGGGAATATGTCACCGCAGCTTTCCTGGAAAAATCCACCTAAAGGCACTAAAAGCTTTGCCATTACTGCCTATGATCCAGATGCACCTACCGGAAGTGGCTGGTGGCATTGGCAGGTGGTTAATATCCCTCTAAGTACCCGTTCCTTGGCAACTAATGCCGGCAGTGTCGAATCTGAGATACTGCCTAGTGGTAGCCGTCAGATTGAGAACGACTATGGTGTTGAGGCATTTGGCGGAGCTTGCCCTCCAAAAGGACATGGTATGCATCGCTACCGATTTACCTTGCATGCCTTATCGGTTGAAAAACTAGATTTACCAACAAGAGCTTCGGGGGCCTTGGCCGGGTATATGATTAATGCCAATACCTTAGAGTCGAGCACCATTGAAGCTTTATACCAGCGTGAATAATCGGGCTTGTTTGCTGCACCGTTGCTCTTAGCTATGAACCTAAGAGCAAAGATTAATGCGACCCTCGCTAACTGGCGGTAAGATCCACAGGTTCCCCCTTAGCTTTGCTTTTGCTATAGCCTGCTAGATAAGTATTAGTAAGATAGAAGTTGCTAAATTGCTCTTCAAAATCTTGCGCAACACTTGCCACAGCAATGCCTGTAGCTAACAAGTTGAGTTGCCAAGCTTGGACTTTGGGTAAGCCTTCTAATAAGTCGAAGCCTGTTTTTCGTTTGATAATGTCTGCGCGGTGCAGCAGCGGTAGCCAAGCGATATCAACTTTACTTACATGGTTAGACTTAAAGAACACCGTTGTTCCAGACAAATTTTCTTCTACTTTGCTAAAGGCTTTAATTAGTTTTTCACTGCGTTCTTCAAAGGTGGTTTTGTCTTTGCTG
Coding sequences within it:
- a CDS encoding ROK family protein, with the translated sequence MNDKLIVNVDKVKQVNTAAVYGMIDQQGPISRVKIAEQSQLAPASVTKITRQLLATGLIKEVAQQASTGGRRAISLMAEQGSYYFISVRLGRGALDISLFDLSGVSHAHDKLSVNELEQDPLTQELLDKIADFIEQHVSEQKQLIAVAVTLSGLVNPGEGIVVYTPHYQLRDCPLGEMIESRFGLPAYIGNDTRAMALAEHYFGATKDCLDSILITVHSGTSAGIIVNGQVFMSQHRDVGEIGHIQVDPLGQKCQCGNVGCLETIVSNTAIVARLQALIEQGSPSILEAGFTIEDVCFAAKQGDMLCRQVLQRVATVLGSSIAIAINLFHPQKIVLAGEIMAAEDILLPTIKQCIQHQALSSFADALPVQAAHFQNNPTIGGLALVKRALLDGSLLIRLINQKPE
- the nagA gene encoding N-acetylglucosamine-6-phosphate deacetylase codes for the protein MMYALTNALVFDGCELLNGYSVLVDNNKISSVVPNQQVSPQISSIDLNGSVLCPGFIDLQLNGCGGVMLNGDFSSTNLERMHQTNLKSGATNFMPTLITTNDEDMEQAVNVSREHSKNSGTVNLGLHLEGPYLSVDKKGIHSEKLIRQLNQQRLRFLLDNHDAVKKVTLAPEQVELSSISALKEAGILVSLGHTNANYQQASDAINAGAGFATHLFNAMSPMTGREPGVLGAIFDHNLYAGIIVDGHHVSNANVRIAKRLLRHKLCLVSDATAAAGADISSFDFVGRKITVQDGICFGDDGTLGGSALTMIEAVKNCVQSVGLSLRDSLRMASLYPATAINRDHDLGRIKAGYAANLTAFDQDFNVTLAISDGQLTQF
- the nagB gene encoding glucosamine-6-phosphate deaminase; its protein translation is MRLIPLLDKNQVGRWSALYIAEKIKSYKPTAERPFVLGCPTGGTPLATYQHLIELHKQGELSFEHVVTFNMDEYVGIPSDHPESYYSFMHNNFFSQIDIPAENINLLDGNAEDLEAECARYEAKIKQYGKINLFMGGVGVDGHIAFNEPASSLASRTRVKTLTEDTRMVNSRFFDSLEQVPKLALTVGVGTLLDSEEILILVTGHNKAQALEAAVEGSVNHLWTISALQLHPKAMIVCDQPSTMELKVKTVRYFHELEAENIKNI
- the nagE gene encoding N-acetylglucosamine-specific PTS transporter subunit IIBC encodes the protein MFSYLQKIGRALMVPVAVLPAAAILMGIGYWIDPNGWGGNSALAAFLIKSGAAIIDNMSVLFAIGIAYGMSRDKDGAAALAGFVGYMVITTLLSPGAVEQIGLVTLNDASTLAFSKIENQFVGIISGIMAAELYNRFYQVELHKALSFFSGKRLVPILTSVAGIVVAFVLMYLWPLIFGGLVTFGESITGMGSVGAGIYGFFNRLLIPIGLHHALNAVFWFDMAGINDLGKFLSVASDAVPGETGRYMAGFFPIMMFGLPGAALAIYHTAKAENKTKVASIMIAAATASFFTGVTEPLEFAFMFVAPVLYVVHALLTGISVFIAASMQWMAGFGFSAGLVDMVLSSRNPLATNWYMLIPQGFVFFAVYYFVFKTMIIKMNLKTPGREDATEEEASLSVGGSHSDTADLVLTMLGGTDNVVLVDNCATRLRLEVKDSDQVNVNELKKHVPGVIIPSKTAVQVVIGPHVEFVANELKLLAAK
- a CDS encoding CreA family protein — its product is MKKILSTILACALLTACDSNEVADVSLGLLTTKDIKISVLKDPLIDGVTCHIANVEADLDFADPSDMSISCRQTGEITPAMLANIDKSKSGEVVFKKSKSILFKSLKIRRIFDEESQTLMYLSYSTKETSGSYKHSLSTVPLWGTKAYAEPAAITQ
- a CDS encoding cupin domain-containing protein, coding for MSIKVVTLSEAFKQLRFASERRPESTAQDLAGAFSELSAYRNGGIYIGHYAGNSEWERHSEGDEIVQIIKGSTSLILLQEEGEQRIALSAGQLAVVPQNQWHRFETPEAVKVMTVTPQPTDHQVTKPTFSQ
- a CDS encoding helix-turn-helix transcriptional regulator yields the protein MDKLLFSIRKAMQQSSDLPFSVYSSVLEQQLHNVPISKPLLIVVLSGDKQLGGDNKINCPADHFIFLSDSPAINMRNIPKAKLYFALLIEFDYQDFEELPIGEQPDKDYFADKIPVPLRQSLQQFVECSSWANQQILSLRKREILALLYHLGYQQVAMMRSKNKVSHRLHELFTKSGFKDLSTTAICEKLAMSESTLRRKLKLEGSSVQSIKDRSRMSLALHLLQTSVEPIGLIAEQCGYHSQSRFTDKFKAHFGLTPRELRKTRMNE
- a CDS encoding YbhB/YbcL family Raf kinase inhibitor-like protein; amino-acid sequence: MAESLSLSSNDISHGELMSKQQEFVGFGCTGGNMSPQLSWKNPPKGTKSFAITAYDPDAPTGSGWWHWQVVNIPLSTRSLATNAGSVESEILPSGSRQIENDYGVEAFGGACPPKGHGMHRYRFTLHALSVEKLDLPTRASGALAGYMINANTLESSTIEALYQRE
- a CDS encoding glutathione S-transferase family protein, with the translated sequence MIKIVSFKICPFVQRVTAALETKNIAYEIEYISLKDKPQWFLDISPNGQVPVLVTENNTALFESDAIIEYIEDEFGSIEADVTNEQRAIDRAWSYLGSKHYLTQCGTMSSKDKTTFEERSEKLIKAFSKVEENLSGTTVFFKSNHVSKVDIAWLPLLHRADIIKRKTGFDLLEGLPKVQAWQLNLLATGIAVASVAQDFEEQFSNFYLTNTYLAGYSKSKAKGEPVDLTAS